Proteins encoded in a region of the Anopheles ziemanni chromosome 2, idAnoZiCoDA_A2_x.2, whole genome shotgun sequence genome:
- the LOC131293637 gene encoding muscle calcium channel subunit alpha-1-like produces MNENPPKPMATAATTGVSAAGATASPPPPAPPVVASGGVSGVEDGAAAEGTGANNQPKRTPRRPGKVQPERPKRVFYCLTDKNPLRVVCTKVVEWKPFEYLILLTIFANCVALATYTPFPNGDSNATNAMLEKVEHVFLVIFTLECVIKVIANGFIMHPGAYLRSRWNMLDFTIVLIGMISTTLSSIMKDGFDVKALRAFRVLRPLRLVSGVPSLQVVLNSILRAMVPLLHIALLVLFVIIIYAIVGLELFSGKMHKTCFHNITGDMMEDPTPCGEGGYQCNTVGPQWVCRYYWEGPNFGITNFDNFGLSMLTVFQCITLEGWTDMLYYIEDAMGSNWQWIYFVSMVILGAFFVMNLILGVLSGEFSKERTKAKSRGDFQKLREKQRIEEDLKGYLDWITQAEDIEAYQDPPSTGKLMPDAMLKAVGTVDGSECVGIGIIPNSDSAEAKASPDKGLDYMQSRSESWYNRRVRAWDRLNRKMRRSCRKAVKSQAFYWLIIILVFLNTGVLATEHYHQPQWLDDFQEYTNMFFVALFSLEMFLKMYSLGLQGYFVSLFNRFDCFVVIGSVIEVLLTNTQMMPPLGISVLRCVRLLRVFKVTKYWQSLSNLVASLLNSIQSIASLLLLLFLFIVIFALLGMQVFGGRFIFNSMDNKPRSNFDSFVQSLLTVFQILTGEDWNAVMYDGIQAYGGVASFGILASIYFIILFICGNYILLNVFLAIAVDNLADAESLTAVEKEDDADTELENLADKPDSEAANEDNENEEEISSEDDGGQATNDEDVEDRRAHSPWLNKFDEQNVEKTSKNTFAAKSATKAKNTKTASAAFEETKKTRISRVVIQEPYESIEIPNDRASVHTTYAKRLSEAVVSSSPIPISDEKSLFLLKPTNRFRKFCHWLCNHTVFGNIILLCIMLSSVMLAAEDPLNANSERNQILNQFDYFFTAVFAIELVLKVIAYGFILHKGAFCRSAFNLLDLLVVSVSLVSMLFSSGTISVVKILRVLRVLRPLRAINRAKGLKHVVQCVIVAVKTIGNIVLVTFLLQFMFAVIGVQLFKGKFFSCSDRSKYEESDCHGTYLVFEDGNVDKPVSKEREWSNNRFHFDDVQKAMLTLFTVSTFEGWPSLLYVSIDSHTENFGPIYNYRPLVATYYIIYIIVIAFFMVNIFVGFVIVTFQNEGEQEYKNCDLDKNQRNCIEFALKAKPVRRYIPNDDRIQYQVWWFVTSQLFEYTIFILIMMNTITLSMKFYRQPQPYTEWLDVLNLVFTAVFALEFVFKLAAFRFQNYFGDAWNVFDFIIVLGSFIDIVYSEVTTSSGTKGASTIISINFFRLFRVMRLIKLLARGEGIRTLLWTFIKSFQALPYVALLIVMLFFIYAVIGMQVFGRIALDDETAIHRNNNFQTFPQAILVLFRSATGEAWQDIMLDCSARAEVRCDEESDEKNPMEGCGSNFAFPYFISFYVLCSFLIINLFVAVIMDNFDYLTRDWSILGPHHLDEFVRLWSEYDPDAKGRIKHLDVVTLLRKISPPLGFGKLCPHRVACKRLVSMNMPLNSDGTVLFNATLFAVVRTSLKIKTEGNIDDANIELRHIIKQIWKRTSNKLLDQVVPPPGVDDEVTVGKFYATYLIQDYFRRFKKRKTVDRNSEPSSHMTLLAGLRILHKRGPKIKRKISGTLHESASTNNPEPSHRRNHNLFGISWPTSAALKKRYFANESVVRSTRPENRPVRPPRTYATLNKGFRDVNKAILYGFRSMHDHNPLKGKDDGDTGNEGSLKPLCFGEIYSKQTSRVVNAKESDA; encoded by the exons ATGAATGAGAATCCTCCCAAGCCGATGGCCACAGCGGCCACAACAGGTGTAAGTGCCGCAGGTGCTACggcttcaccaccaccaccagcaccaccggtAGTCGCCAGCGGCGGTGTCAGCGGCGTGGAGGACGGGGCCGCGGCCGAAGGAACCGGAGCTAACAATCAACCGAAACGAACACCACGGCGACCGGGAAAAGTGCAGCCGGAGCGTCCGAAGCGCGTCTTCTACTGCCTGACGGATAAGAATCCGTTGCGAGTTGTGTGCACCAAAGTGGTCGAGTGGAA gccatttgaatatttgataTTGCTAACGATATTTGCCAACTGTGTTGCACTGGCAACTTATACTCCATTTCCAAATGGCGACTCAAACGCTACCAATGCTATGTTGGAAAAGGTAGAGCATGTATTTCTTGTCATATTTACACTGGAATGTGTGATAAAGGTGATTGCTAATGGATTTATTATGCATCCCGGAGCCTACCTTCGGAGTCGATGGAATATGTTGGATTTCACAATAGTTTTAATTGG CATGATCAGTACGACGCTGTCCAGCATTATGAAGGACGGATTCGATGTGAAGGCTCTTCGCGCATTCAGAGTTTTACGTCCTTTGCGATTGGTTTCGGGAGTTCCGA GCTTACAGGTGGTTCTCAATTCTATCCTCCGGGCCATGGTCCCACTGTTACACATCGCACTCCTGGTACTGTTTGTGATCATTATCTACGCCATCGTTGGCCTCGAATTGTTTTCAGgaaaaatgcataaaacatGCTTCCACAACATTACTG GAGACATGATGGAAGACCCAACACCATGCGGGGAAGGTGGCTATCAATGTAACACTGTTGGTCCACAATGGGTCTGCCGTTACTACTGGGAAGGGCCAAACTTTGGTATCACCAACTTTGATAATTTTGGCCTTTCGATGCTTACCGTGTTTCAATGCATTACGCTGGAAGGATGGACGGATATGTTGTATTAC ATTGAAGACGCCATGGGCAGCAATTGGCAATGGATTTACTTCGTCTCCATGGTCATCCTGGGAGCGTTCTTTGTAATGAATCTTATTCTCGGTGTGCTAAGCGGTGAGTTTTCCAAGGAGCGCACGAAGGCAAAAAGCCGGGGAGATTTCCAGAAGCTTCGCGAGAAGCAACGCATCGAGGAAGACCTTAAGGGCTACCTGGACTGGATCACGCAAGCAGAGGATATTGAAGCGTATCAGGATCCCCCATCGACGGGGAAACTGATGCCGGACGCGATGCTGAAGGCGGTCGGCACCGTCGACGGGTCCGAATGTGTAGGTATTGGCATTATTCCTAACTCCGACTCCGCCGAAGCCAAAGCTAGCCCCGACAAGGGTTTGGACTACATGCAGTCACGCTCGGAGTCGTGGTACAATCGGCGGGTGAGAGCCTGGGACCGGTTGAACCGTAAGATGCGTCGCTCCTGTCGCAAGGCGGTTAAGTCCCAAGCGTTCTACTGGTTGATAATCATTCTGGTGTTTCTCAACACTGGCGTGCTGGCCACGGAGCATTACCACCAACCGCAGTGGTTGGATGATTTCCAAG AGTACACCAACATGTTCTTTGTGGCCCTCTTTTCGCTGGAAATGTTCCTCAAAATGTACAGTCTGGGCTTGCAGGGATACTTCGTGTCGCTGTTCAATCGATTCGATTGCTTCGTGGTCATCGGCAGCGTGATCGAGGTGTTGCTGACCAACACACAAATGATGCCTCCATTGGGTATCTCTGTGCTGCGTTGTGTTCGCTTGTTGCGCGTCTTCAAAGTCACAAA ATACTGGCAGTCTTTGTCAAATCTCGTAGCGTCGCTGTTAAATTCCATACAATCGATTGCCTCCCTGTTGCTTCTGCTCTTTCTGTTCATCGTGATATTTGCTCTCCTGGGAATGCAAGTATTCGGTGGACGGTTTATTTTCAACTCCATGGACAACAAACCACGGTCCAATTTTGATAGTTTTGTGCAGAGTCTTCTCACTGTGTTTCAG atACTTACCGGCGAAGATTGG AACGCTGTTATGTATGATGGAATTCAAGCATACGGTGGAGTCGCCTCGTTTGGAATTTTAGCgagcatttattttattattttgttcatttgtgGTAACT ACATACTGCTAAATGTGTTCTTAGCCATTGCGGTCGACAACCTGGCTGATGCCGAATCGCTTACTGCCGTCGAGAAAGAGGATGATGCCGACACGGAGTTGGAAAATTTGGCCGATAAACCGGACAGCGAAGCGGCTAACGAAGACAACGAGAATGAAGAGGAGATTTCGTCAGAGGACGACGGCGGCCAGGCAACCAACGACGAGGATGTTGAAGACAGGCGAGCTCACAGTCCTTGGTTGAACAAATTCGATGAACAAAACGTGGAAAAGACTAGTAAAAA TACTTTTGCCGCGAAATCTGCCACCAAAGCAAAGAACACTAAAACTGCATCAGCCGCGTTTGAAGAGACGAAAAAAACGCGCATCAGTAGAGTAGTGATCCAAG AGCCATACGAATCTATCGAAATACCAAACGATCGCGCTTCCGTCCACACGACATACGCCAAACGATTGTCCGAGGCTGTCGTATCCAGTAGTCCCATACCTATATCGGATGAAAAGTCACTTTTTCTTCTGAAGCCTACAAACAG ATTCCGCAAGTTCTGTCACTGGCTCTGCAACCATACCGTGTTCGGAAACATTATCCTGCTATGCATTATGCTGTCCTCGGTAATGCTGGCCGCCGAAGACCCGTTGAACGCAAATTCGGAACGAAATCAAATTCTTAACCAATTTGACTACTTCTTCACCGCCGTTTTCGCCATCGAGCTCGTGCTGAAGGTGATCGCTTACGGATTTATTCTTCACAAGGGAGCTTTCTGTCGGTCGGCGTTTAATTTGCTCGATCTGCTGGTAGTTAGCGTCTCACTGGTATCGATGCTGTTCAG CTCCGGTACCATATCGGTGGTGAAGATTCTTCGAGTTCTTCGGGTTCTACGGCCGCTCAGAGCGATCAATAGAGCAAAAGGACTGAAG CACGTGGTGCAATGCGTCATTGTAGCAGTCAAAACCATCGGAAACATTGTATTGGTTACATTTTTACTGCAATTCATGTTTGCTGTGATCGGTGTGCAATTGTTTAAG GGTAAATTCTTCTCCTGTTCCGATCGGTCGAAATACGAAGAGTCCGATTGTCA TGGAACCTACTTGGTGTTCGAGGATGGAAACGTGGACAAACCGGTATCCAAAGAAAGAGAATGGTCCAACAATCGGTTTCATTTCGATGATGTACAGAAAGCAATGCTCACACTTTTTACCGTGTCCACCTTCGAAGGCTGGCCGTC CCTGCTGTATGTGTCCATCGATTCGCATACGGAAAATTTTGGCCCAATATACAACTATCGGCCGCTGGTGGCGACGTACTACATCATCTACATCATCGTGATCGCCTTCTTCATGGTCAACATCTTCGTTGGTTTCGTCATCGTGACGTTCCAGAACGAGGGCGAACAGGAGTATAAAAACTGCGACCTGGACAAGAACCAACGCAACTGCATAGAGTTTGCGTTGAAGGCAAAGCCGGTGCGCCGGTACATCCCGAATGATGATCGGATACAGTACCAGGTGTGGTGGTTCGTCACCTCGCAGCTGTTTGAGTACACGATCTTCATACTGATCATGATGAACACGATCACGCTGTCTATGAAGTTCTATCGCCAACCGCAGCCATACACGGAGTGGCTTGACGTGCTGAATCTGGTTTTCACCGCTGTGTTTGCACTGGAGTTTGTATTCAAACTTGCCGCCTTTCGATTTCAG AACTACTTTGGCGATGCTTGGAACGTCTTTGATTTCATCATTGTACTGGGAAGTTTTATCGATATCGTTTACTCTGAAGTGACCACCAGCAGCGGCACAAAG GGAGCGTCGACGATTATTTCGATCAATTTCTTCCGACTATTTCGCGTCATGCGGCTCATCAAGCTGTTAGCACGTGGCGAAGGCATCCGCACGCTTCTGTGGACATTCATTAAATCCTTTCAGGCCCTTCCCTATGTTGCCTTGCTGATCGTGATGCTGTTCTTCATCTATGCCGTAATAGGAATGCAG GTTTTTGGTCGTATTGCGTTGGACGACGAAACGGCGATACACAGGAACAATAATTTCCAAACCTTTCCTCAGGctattttggttttgtttaggTCAGCGACtg GTGAAGCCTGGCAAGACATTATGTTGGACTGCTCCGCGCGTGCAGAAGTTCGGTGTGATGAAGAGTCCGATGAAAAAAACCCTATGGAAGGCTGCGGGTCAAACTTCGCTTTCCCGTACTTCATCTCGTTCTACGTGCTCTGCTCGTTCCTGATCATCAACCTGTTCGTGGCCGTCATCATGGACAACTTCGACTATCTGACGCGTGACTGGTCGATCCTGGGTCCGCACCATCTGGACGAGTTCGTGCGCCTCTGGAGCGAGTACGATCCGGACGCGAAGGGGCGCATCAAGCACCTGGACGTGGTGACGCTGCTGCGCAAGATATCGCCCCCACTCGGTTTCGGCAAGCTATGTCCGCACCGGGTGGCCTGCAAACGGCTGGTGTCGATGAACATGCCACTCAACAGTGACGGAACAGTGCTGTTCAACGCGACCCTGTTCGCGGTGGTGCGCACCTCGCTGAAGATCAAAACCGAGGGCAACATCGACGACGCCAACATCGAGCTACGGCACATCATCAAGCAGATCTGGAAGCGCACGAGCAACAAGTTACTCGATCAGGTCGTACCGCCGCCTGGCGTAGACGACGAGGTGACGGTGGGCAAGTTCTACGCCACCTACCTCATCCAGGACTACTTCCGGCGGTtcaaaaagcgaaaaacagtGGATCGTAATTCCGAGCCATCCTCGCACATGACGCTGTTGGCAGGATTGAGGATATTGCACAAGCGAGGGCCCAAAATCAAACGTAAAATTTCGGGCACCCTGCATGAGAGTGCTTCAACGAATAACCCCGAACCATCGCACAGG AGAAATCATAACCTTTTTGGAATATCTTGGCCTACTTCAGCCGCGCTAAAGAAGCGTTACTTTGCCAATG AATCCGTTGTTCGCTCTACTCGACCGGAAAATCGTCCGGTTCGACCTCCTCGCACCTACGCCACCCTCAACAAAGGCTTCAGAGACGTCAACAAGGCGATACTGTACGGTTTCCGGTCGATGCATGATCACAATCCGTTAAAGGGCAAGGACGATGGAGATACTGGCAACGAGGGCTCGTTGAAGCCTCTATGCTTTGGCGAAATCTATTCAAAGCAAACGAGCCGCGTAGTAAATGCCAAAGAAAGTGACGCTTAa